In one window of Spiroplasma corruscae DNA:
- the trmD gene encoding tRNA (guanosine(37)-N1)-methyltransferase TrmD: MKFTIITLFPCLIKTSISESIVKRAIDKKLVEIEVLNLRDFSTLNNQQIDDYQYGGGSGMVLMVEPIVRAIESCRQDKSIVVLMSPQGKTLKQDISKNFSTSYEHIIIICGHYEGFDQRVMDYIDLELSIGDYVLTGGELPALILVDSVVRLLKGVINEESHKNDSFEDNLLDYPVYTKPYNFRDKKVPDILLSGHHGNVEKYRKQEKLKNTYLKRPDLINYDSLTIDDIKYLKELKSLKGEE; this comes from the coding sequence AGAATCAATAGTTAAAAGAGCTATTGATAAAAAACTGGTTGAAATTGAAGTATTGAATTTGAGAGATTTTTCTACTTTAAATAACCAACAAATTGATGATTATCAATATGGTGGTGGTAGTGGGATGGTTCTAATGGTTGAACCAATAGTTAGAGCAATTGAGAGTTGTCGACAAGACAAAAGTATTGTTGTGTTAATGTCACCACAAGGTAAAACCTTAAAACAAGATATTTCTAAAAACTTTAGCACTTCTTATGAACATATTATTATTATTTGTGGCCATTATGAAGGTTTTGATCAAAGAGTAATGGATTATATTGATTTAGAATTATCAATTGGTGATTATGTTCTAACTGGCGGAGAATTACCAGCATTAATACTTGTTGATTCAGTTGTAAGACTTTTAAAAGGTGTTATTAATGAAGAATCACATAAAAATGATAGTTTTGAAGATAACTTACTTGATTATCCCGTTTATACAAAACCATATAATTTTAGGGATAAAAAAGTGCCAGATATTTTACTAAGTGGCCATCATGGTAATGTTGAAAAGTACCGTAAACAAGAAAAGTTAAAAAATACTTATTTAAAAAGGCCGGATTTAATTAATTATGATAGTTTGACAATAGATGATATAAAATATTTAAAAGAACTTAAAAGTTTGAAAGGAGAAGAATAA